In one window of Methanosarcina vacuolata Z-761 DNA:
- the tmk gene encoding dTMP kinase gives MRGKLITLEGIDGSGKSTVAEKLKKNPEIKAFNPIFTREPTRGTLTGNAVEKAIQSDTDQLAELFLFTADHAEHLAKLIKPALENGKIVISDRYSDSRYAYQGITLKTHLENPLEWVKDLHRSWTIVPDLTFLFDIRPEISIERCGKRGEQSKFEKLEFLRGVREIFLKLAADDPERFIVIDASHSPEYVEKEVVKKIQEFLSRN, from the coding sequence ATGAGAGGAAAACTGATCACACTTGAGGGCATTGACGGTTCAGGCAAAAGCACCGTTGCGGAAAAACTTAAAAAGAACCCTGAAATTAAAGCCTTTAACCCTATTTTTACCAGGGAACCAACAAGAGGGACTCTAACTGGAAACGCCGTGGAAAAAGCTATTCAATCAGATACCGACCAGCTTGCCGAGCTTTTCCTTTTTACAGCTGACCATGCCGAACATCTGGCAAAACTTATAAAGCCTGCACTTGAAAACGGAAAAATAGTAATTTCTGACCGCTATTCCGACAGCCGATATGCTTACCAGGGCATCACCCTGAAAACTCACCTGGAAAATCCTCTTGAATGGGTAAAGGATCTGCACCGGAGCTGGACTATCGTTCCAGATTTAACCTTTCTCTTTGATATCAGGCCCGAAATTTCAATTGAACGCTGTGGGAAACGAGGAGAACAAAGCAAATTCGAGAAATTAGAGTTTTTACGGGGAGTCAGGGAAATTTTCCTCAAGCTTGCGGCAGACGATCCAGAACGTTTTATTGTAATCGATGCTTCCCATTCTCCTGAATACGTAGAAAAAGAAGTTGTGAAAAAAATTCAAGAGTTTCTGAGCAGGAACTGA
- a CDS encoding DUF166 domain-containing protein: MTVIGVITRGKYGHRLIETVREHSDFSIVTADLPEFVPVFIEEPDEYLEALNFDRRVFSAEIIITYSLHPDLTSAIAKLAAEAGVRSLIVPGGPSRASVPELKKISEVSGMDVEVDEICCSLEPNDFNRPFAELFGSPILKVKTKDGKIADVEVIKGAPCGSTWYMAKEIVGTEVKDAPPKAGLLIQHYPCRATRGEVGGIHESGELHKQAFIKALVNEE, translated from the coding sequence ATGACTGTAATAGGAGTAATTACGCGGGGCAAGTACGGGCACCGCTTGATTGAGACTGTCAGGGAGCATAGTGATTTTTCAATCGTAACTGCGGACCTGCCTGAATTTGTGCCTGTATTTATTGAAGAGCCTGATGAATATCTGGAAGCCCTTAACTTCGATAGGCGTGTATTCTCTGCCGAAATTATAATTACTTACTCTCTGCATCCGGATCTGACATCTGCAATTGCAAAACTTGCGGCAGAAGCCGGTGTGCGCTCTCTTATAGTTCCGGGTGGACCATCCAGGGCTTCAGTTCCTGAACTCAAAAAGATCTCCGAAGTTTCAGGTATGGATGTCGAGGTAGATGAGATCTGCTGTAGTCTTGAGCCCAATGATTTCAATAGACCGTTTGCGGAACTCTTTGGGTCTCCTATCTTGAAGGTAAAAACAAAAGATGGAAAAATTGCCGATGTCGAGGTAATAAAAGGTGCTCCATGTGGGAGTACCTGGTATATGGCAAAGGAAATAGTCGGAACGGAGGTTAAAGACGCACCTCCAAAAGCCGGGCTGTTGATCCAGCATTACCCCTGTCGGGCGACACGTGGCGAGGTCGGTGGAATCCATGAGTCAGGGGAACTGCATAAACAGGCGTTTATAAAAGCCCTTGTAAATGAGGAGTGA
- a CDS encoding HisA/HisF-related TIM barrel protein has translation MFRVVFVMDIFNRNVVLAKGGVREKYLPVSDSSTVCSSSDPVEIVELLHPSEVYIADLNVLQGKGPLEINARVIREVSLRADTMLDFGISAPEDADKALSIAGTAVIGTETGTLSAIKDAAYGNSGRISVSIDIKHGKVLKNDPELPESPFEIVKLLNNLPLKDLIFLDLDRVGTASGFDPEFLRKLVKCSRHSVLLAGGVKDMKDLFTLDKLGIKGALVATAVHSGMVPPAVLSSGLKSDDLI, from the coding sequence ATGTTCCGAGTAGTTTTTGTGATGGATATATTTAACCGTAACGTAGTTCTTGCAAAGGGCGGGGTCAGGGAAAAATACCTTCCGGTTTCAGATTCAAGTACTGTATGTAGCAGCTCGGACCCTGTAGAGATAGTGGAACTCCTGCATCCCAGTGAAGTCTATATTGCCGACCTCAATGTGCTTCAGGGCAAAGGGCCTCTTGAAATCAATGCCAGAGTAATTAGGGAAGTAAGCTTAAGGGCAGACACAATGCTTGATTTCGGGATATCAGCTCCAGAGGACGCGGACAAAGCCCTTTCCATTGCAGGAACTGCCGTGATAGGCACAGAGACAGGTACTCTTTCGGCAATAAAAGATGCAGCTTATGGAAACTCCGGAAGGATCAGTGTCAGCATTGATATAAAGCATGGTAAAGTCCTGAAAAATGATCCTGAGCTTCCGGAGTCTCCTTTTGAAATAGTAAAACTGTTAAATAATTTACCCTTAAAAGACCTCATTTTCCTTGACCTTGACAGGGTTGGAACAGCCTCAGGCTTTGACCCAGAATTCCTTCGAAAACTGGTCAAATGTTCCAGGCATAGCGTGCTGCTTGCCGGAGGGGTCAAGGATATGAAGGATCTTTTTACTCTTGATAAGCTAGGAATAAAAGGAGCCCTGGTCGCAACTGCCGTGCATTCGGGAATGGTCCCTCCGGCCGTGTTGAGTTCAGGGCTTAAGTCAGATGACTTAATATAA